The window CTGCTGTTCACCGCAAGGTCGGCCTCTGTGCTGGTCATGCCTGCGGCGGGGATAAGAATGCGGCTGTCATCGGTTATGGTCAGATATGAGTTCCATGTGTTTACAATGTGGGGTTCGCCGCTGCCCCATGTAACGATTGATACCACGCCTTCGTTTTTAACTACTTCCAGAAATGTCTCGCTGAACATATTTTTCTCCTTAAAAGATATCGCAGATAGATGTTATCTGCGATTAAGATAGTATTAAAATATAAACAGGTCAACAGATAAAATGGTGCTATGTCTTTATTCGTCGGCGTAAGCCTGACTACGACGGTGACTGAGCCTTTTTTGCCACTCTCTGGTTAAAACGCTCAACGTTTATGGTGAACCTGTCGTGGCTTCCCTTGCCGATAAGCTCTTTTTCGTCGTATGCTTCCACATACCATGATGTCTTCTGGCCATCCACAGCCGTACAGCGGACTTTTGCCCGCACCTTCATCCCCACTGGGGTTGCGGCGCAGTGGGAAACATTGACATGCACGCCCACGCTGTGCTCGCCTTCATCCAGATGGGGTGCAAGAGCGTCCATGCATGCCCACTCCATGAAACCCACCATAAAGCCTGTGGCAAAGACCTCCGGCATAGTCCTGAAAAGCTCCGATTCCGGGTATAACTTAGGTACGGTCTTGTTTTCATTGACGGTGAACTCTATCTCGTGCTCAAGTTCGGCTTTAATGCTGTCTTTCATGGTTTTCCCTCCGTTAGATTGATTTAACTAATATCGGCCGTGTGTAAACGATTTGCAAGTATCAGAGGATATGTGAGGTTAAATCTTGAGATATATTTCGAAATTACTATAATTTGTCTGGCCGGGGTACGGGCTTTAGGCGCTCTGCGATGGTCTGAAATCGGAGATTTCGTCCAGTTAGCGTTGGGTTGACAATCGTGGAATTATGTACCGAAAGCCCGCTCGGGCACCCCGTTAAAACATGCCGCAGGGACATTGTTGAAAATGAATATCATTATCCGCTTGTGATATCAAGAGGAAAAATCTATTCTGCGGATATTTTTTCTGCCGTTGCTGCGGAGATGAACACCCGTAGACCCTCTGCGGTGCATATCACCATGTCCGGATAGTCGTCCAGATGGACTGATTTTCCTGTTTCGATTCCTTCGAGGTTCAGAACCGTTCCTTTCGATATACCGTTAACAGCCATTACTTCGCTGTATGTATCCTGACTTATCAGTTCTTTAACGGTGAAATCCCTGTTCTTTGATGCGAACGAGAACTGGCGGTTTTCTCCCAGAATGCATGCCGCATGAGCTTCGGACAGTCTGCATCTTGTCTTGTGACCCACCAGTGTGATGTATTCCATATGCGGAAGTTTTTTTATGACCTGAACAGAGTCTCCGTTCTTTATGCCAAGTTTCGTCATATCTTTTGAGTAGTTTCGGGGAACAACAACGGTGAACTCCGTGTTCAGCTCCTGTTCGTAGATGCTCCTCTTCTCGCCGGAGGGCGAACTGTAAAAAAGATGCCTCGCCATTGAGCCGCTGAGAGCAATGGTGGTTTCACCAATAGCCAGTTTCAGTGTGGCAAGCTCTATCTCGCCTCTGCCAACCTTGGAAACCAGACTTCCGGCAAAAATACCGTATGCGCCCAGCTTTCTGGCAAGTTCAGGTTCTTTGACCGATGTTATCCTGTAAAATCCGCCGCTTTTTGCTTCGGAAAGTTTCATTTTTGTCTCCCGCTCTGGGACAGGCTCAGAGCATAAAGCAGAGTGCCGAGTGTGGTTCCGTTGTGCAGAACAGCCGACTGGAGGGGGCTGATGCGTCCCATGACAGACAGCAGAACCGTCATTGTGTTTATACCTATATTTGCAACGGAAACCCGTTTGATAACCTTCATTGTTTTTGCCGCCGTGATGCGTGCGGTGACTATGCCCCTCAGGTCGTTGCGCAGAAGGATAACGTCCGAAGTCTCTCTCGCAAGGTCAGCCCCTTCGGGCATGCTTATGCCGACGTGTGCCGAAAGCAAAGCCGGAGCATCGTTCACTCCGTCGCCCACAAAGGCAATTTTGTGCCCTTCGGACTTGAGCCTGTTAACAACGCTCAGCTTGTCCTCGGGTTTCATTTCGTAGTAGACCTCTTTTATTCCCAGTTCTCCCGCAACGTGCATGGCGGTGTCCCTGTGGTCGCCCGTCAGCATAACGACCCTGCTGACCCCTCTCTTTTTCAGTTCTTTTATGACCTCTGCGGATTCTGCTCGGGGAACGTCCTTCAGGGCTATTATACCCGCCAGAACCCCGTCACATGCCACATAAAGAATGCTTCTGCCGGTTTTGCGCAGTGCATCCGCCGTTTCGTCTGCGGCGCAGCAGTCGATGTTCTCGTCGTCATGTATGAAATGGCGGCTGCCCGCCAGAATGTGCCTTTTGCCGACGTAGGCCGAAACCCCGTGTGCGATGATGAAGTCCACCTCCCCTGTCTCTTCCAGCGGTATGTTCCTCCGCTCCGCCTCTTTGACCACTGCGGAGGCTATGGGGTGGCTGTAATGCTCTTCGGCACTGGCGGCGGTTCTGAGAATCTCCCGTTCGTCCATGTCCGAAAAGCTGATAATATCTGAAACCTCAAGGGAGCCTTTTGTCAGAGTTCCGGTTTTATCGAAAATGATGGTGTCTATCTCCGCCATGTTTTCCAATGACTGCGCACCCTTTATGAAGATGCCCTCGGATGCGGCGCAGTACATGCTGGATTTGATTGCTGTTGGTGTCACCAGTTTCAGGGCGCATGAGTAGTCCACTGACAGAACCGAGGATGCCCTGCGGAAATCACGGGTGAGAAGCAGTGTAGCAAGGCCTATTCCGAATGTGACGGGAACCATGCGGTCTGCTATTTTGAAGGCCCGAACCTCGGTGTTGGATTTATTCTTAAGTGAGTTGTTGATGAATTTTGCAATTCTGGCGGTGGTGGTCTCTGCGCCCACCTTTCGGGCTTCTATGACCAGTCTGCCTTCGGCGACCACAGTTCCTGCGAAAACTTCGCTGTCGGGACCTGCGGTAACGGGCAGGCTCTCTCCGGTAACGGATGCCTGATTGATAAGGCCTTCGCCGCCTCTGACAATTCCGTCAACAGGGATCATCTCCCCTGCGCCGACAATCACCAGGCTGCCCACCAGAACTTCGCCCATGGCGACCTTTTTCTCTGTTTTGCCGTCCAGAATCCAGACGTATTCCACCTCGGGCTTTATAAGGCTTTTGAGCATCCTGTCGGATTTGTACTGGGTGGACGCTTCAAGATAATGCCCCAGATTAAGCAGGAAAGTTATTGAACCCGCAGTGAAATAATCCTTTCGAAGAAGAAGCATGGATATGACGGTGGCATCCAGAACCTCTACCTTGAGGCCTTCGTTCACCAGAGTGTCTATACCTTTCATAAGGACGGGAGCCGCTCCGGCAAATGTGAGCGGAGTGCGGAACCACTGAGGCAGAAACATCTTCGACAGCCACATGGAACCCGCCCAGTAAACGTTTATAAGGTCGGGTGAGTCCTGAATCTCCTCCTCCGCCTGAAAAACCGCATGGGAGAAGGTCTGAAGGGTTTTCAGCAGAACCTCGGTGATGTCTTTGTCCCTGTCGTGGCAGACCACGAGGGTGTTCGCCCGTTGGTTGACCCGAACGGATATCACCCCGCTGATGCATTCCAGTGTGGATTCCAGCAGGGTACAGTCCAGGGCGGGGTTGCCGAGCACCCCCGCCTTAAGACGTATCCTTCCATCGGTTTTGTGGGCTATGCCGACTTTTTCAAGTCCCGTTGAATAGGTTTTAAATCTTGTCATTCTCAGCTTCTTTTTTTATAAAGTGCCGTATGGTAAGCCGCCAGACCGATCAGGGCGAAACCCGCCGCCGTGTGTACTGTTCTGGCCGTCTTTCCCTTCTGAAACCCCGACACCACCAGAATACCCAGTGAAGCCGCCATGGCATATTTGGTGTATCTGCGCTTTATCTGCAAGGGTGACAGTTTTTTCTCTTCGGGCATGTTATTCGCCGCCCATTTCCGCCTGAACGTCACGGATCTGCTCTTTCAGCTCCTCCACTCCGCCCTGAAGTCCACCCCAGAGCTTAACCACACCCTTGACCAGTGCTTTTTTCACTGCGGGGTTGGTGAGGATGAGTGCGACGCCTGCGCCGATGACAAAGCCTTTAACGTATGAAGGCTCACGGAAGTTGAACCACTCTTTAACGTGGCTTGCGGCTGAGTGCTGGGGTGCATAAGGCTGCTGATAGTAGCCCTGCTGAGGCTGCTGGGGTGCGTAATACTGCTGCTGTGCGGGGTCGAAAGGCTGTTGTGTGCTCATGATAGATCTCCTTGTTCAGTTGTACATTCTTCTTTTGTGCATTCGCTTACTTTTGAATCCCAAAGATATTTCATTCCTGCGGAAACCACTGTGAAAGCCGCCAGAGAGGCGAAAAGTCCCAGACCGAGTGTTCCGGCCACAGCCGCTCCCGCTGCCGTGGCAAGTCCTGTTCCTGCCGCTTCCTTCACTGTGTTTTCAGCCGCTTTTTCTTTCGTCACTTTTCCGTCTTTAAAGTCTCTGTACTGTTTTGCGGCAGAGACTGCGCCGCCTATGACCGCTCCCGCAACTGCGCCTGCGGCCGCTGTTTTCACCAGAACATGCCTGCTCATATCTCTTCCTCCGTCTCTTCGGTAAACATTCCCGTCGCCTTGCCCAGAATATCTGTCAGTGCCGAACGGATAGATTCACTGCTTAAAAGCATTGCCACTCCTGCGCCCACCACAAGCCCCTTCATAAAGTCGCTTCCTGTGGCATTCACCATCCTGCTCACCTCCGAAAGCTGGGGGTTGTTCTCGATCATCTGCCCGAACATGCCGAAAAGCCCGTTCATGGGGTCTTCCTGCCCCTGTCCGTGGCATTCGTCATGGTGCGGCGGCTGCTGCTGATGATGATGAAACTGCGGGGGATAGGGCTGATATCCGTACTGAGGCGGATACGGCGGATAGCCGTATGGCGGGTACGGAGGCATCTGGGGCGGGTAGGGTGCATAGCCGTACATGGGCTGAAATCCCTGCGGGGGATACATATAGGGGTTATAGTATCCGTTGGCATAGGGGTTTGTTTCCGGCTGTGCTCCCGCTGTGTTTTCTGTTTCCTGTCCGGGTGTTGTTTCGTTTATCTCGTTTTCTTCCACAATACCCTCCTTTATGTTTTTAGTTTGTATGCTGTTTAAAATCCGGTTGAGATTCTGCACCCTGCGGGCTCAGAATGACGACTAACGTCACCCTGAACGGAGCGAAGGGCCTCATTTTATAAACTCTTCGTATTTTTTAAGTATTGCCAGACTCTCCCCATCTGATGCTCCCAGCAGAACAGCCATATCCTGCGGCTTTATCACCGCCGGGTCATAGCGCAGAACAACGGAGCGGGCGAGCATGTTCACCCTTTTGTCCAGAACTCCGGGGATGGATGCGCTTATCTCCTCCAGCCTCTTGCTGACGGGATCTTTCAGAATGGCGGGGTCGACCTTTAGCCGTATACGCCCTTCCACATGGTGCACCACAGAAACGTACTTTTTGACCGCCAGAAGTTCCTCAATCATTTTTGTCCTCTCCGTTATAGGTTATGAGTCTGGATGAATTTGCCATTATCCCGCCTGTGTGGACAATGTGCAGAAGTCCCGCCATTAAGGGGTTCAGCATGCCCACCGCACCGAGCACGGCTCCTGCGGCGTTTGTTGATGTGGCGATGGTAAAGTTCTGATTTATTATTGTTTTGGTTTTTTTGCTCAGCTGTCGCAGGAAGACTATTTTGTTCAGATCGTCATCCACAAGGGCAATATCCGCCGCTTCCACTGCAACATCAGATCCGGCCGCACCCATTGCGATGCCAAGGTCGGACTGGGCAAGAGCCAGTACGTCGTTTATTCCGTCGCCTATCATTGCGACCTTGTGGTCCTTCTGGATCTGGCGGATGATGTCCGCCTTGTCCTGCGGCAGAACGGAGTAGTGACATTCGTCAAAACCCAGACGCTGTGCCAGAGGTTCTGCGGACTGTCGTTCGTCCCCTGTTACCATTATCAGGTTTTTCACACCGTCTTTGCGCAGAGTTTCGATCATCTCCGCAACTCCCTCTTTGTCTTTGGTCTGCACAGAGAGGATTCCCAGAAGTCTGTTTCCTTCTGCAACGTAAAGAACGCTTTTGCCCTCGTTCGCCCAGAGTTCGGCCTTTTTTGCAACGGTTCCGGTTTTGATTGAAAACCTGTCCATGAGCTTTCTGTTGCCCACGCACACAGTGCCTTCCGCAGTGTCGGCCGCAACACCCATGCCCAGAATGGTTTCGCATACGGCGTGGTCGGGTTTTTCCAGACAGTAGGACTCCGCCTTTTTGCGGATGGCCGCCGCCATGGGGTGGCGGTTGTGCAGTTCTGCGGCGTATGCACGCATCAGCACATCCTGCTCCGAGAAGCCTTTAAGGGCATGAACGTCTATAACTTCGGGCATGTCAGTTGTGATGGTGCCCGTTTTGTCGAAGCAGAATGATTCCTGTTCTCCCGCATCCTCAAGATATCTGCCGCCTTTGATAAGCACGCCCTTTGATGCGGCGTTGCCTATGGATGCGCTCACTGCGGACGATGCCGCCAGAGCCGTTGCACAGGGACAGGTCATGACCAGCATCACCGAAAGGGTTCTGGACAGGTTACGGGTGAGAAGCCATGTTCCCGCCGTCATGATGAGGCCGATGTTAACCAGTTTTTTTGCCAGTCTGTCCGCCTCAAGCTCGATTGGGGCTTTGTTTTCCAGCGATGTCTCCACCGCCGCCAGAATGCGTGAAAGGTATGTGCTGTCGCCCACCCTGTCCGCACGGATGTATATCAGCCCGTCCTGAACGTAGGTTCCGGCGTAGACTGTGTCTGATTTAACTTTATGGATGAGTTCCTGTCTGCCGTTTATGGGAGCCTCGTTAACCATGGCCTCTCCACGGATAATCTCACCGTCGACAGATATCTTTTCGCCTGTGCGGACTATCACTGTTGACTGAGGCTCAATGCGCTCAACGGGAACTTCAATCTCACGCCCGTTGACGAGGATGAAGGCTGTTTTTGCGGTGACATCCAGAATGCTCTTGATAGAGGTTCGGGATTTTTCGGTGATATGCTCCTGCATAAGCTCTGCGCCGCTGTTGACCCAGAGAATTTCAAGGGCGGTCATGGTTTCTCCGCCCAGCAGTGCCGCACCGATACCCGCTCCCAGAAACGAATCCAGACCTATCTTTTTATCTTTTATGCTTTTTGAGACCGCAGAATAGACAAGGGGAGCGGCGAAGAACGCCGTAAACATCCACATGGGGCTGAAAAGTGCCTGAGAAAACGCACGTCCGAGGAACCGCTTTGATATGAAAGATGCGCCCGCTGCAACTGACAGGGCAGTAAATTCAGATTTTCTGGAGAGCAGTGCCAGGCTGTCCTTTGCATCGTCGCATGCGCAGTCGGCCTTTGCAGACTGTGAGACTGTCAGGGGTGCGGGCTTGATGCTCACCACCAGATTGACAATGTCCGAAACCGACAGAGAGTCGCTTTTGTATTCCACAATAAGGCTGGCGCACTTGCGGTTGCACCGGACAGATTTTATTCCGTTTTTTGATGATAGAACGCTGACTATGGACGAACAGAGGTTTTGCTCTGACCGCAGTACAGGATATTTTAATCTGACCCTTTCGGGGGATGATGAGACAATCTTTAACACACTAACCGTCCTGCGCGTCCCATGCCCGAAGGAACGCAGATTCGTCAATGTGTCAACCCTAACGCTTATTTAATGTTAAGCACCGCAGATGTGAAAAGTCAACGCTTTTTCTGGATTGAAATTGAATATCAGTAATAACTTAGAAAGAAAAAAGGCGGCCTGATAGGTTCAGACCGCCTTGTAAAGGATAGGATTATTTTTTTAAAGTTGCAAAATAGTCTTTCGTTTCAGAGATAACAACGGAGGACAGACCCAGAAGACCTATAAGGTTTGGCAGAGCCATAAGTCCGTTGAAAATATCTGACAGCAGCCACACAATGTCCAGTTTCGCCATTGCGCCGACACCGATGAAAAGGATGAAAATGTATCTGTAGGGCTTGATTGATTTAACGCCGAACAGGTATTCCATGGCTTTTTCACCATAGTAGCACCAGCCGAGGATGGTTGAGTATGCGAACAGCGCAAGGCTGATTGCCACGATAACCGGACCTGCGGAGAAACCGAGAGAGAATGCGTGGTTTGTGAGAGCCGCACCGTTTTTGCCTACGTCCCATGCGCCTGTGCAGATGAGCACCAGACCTGTCATTGTGCACACAACGAGTGTGTCGATGAAAGTCTGCGTCATTGATACCAGAGCCTGAGCAACGGGGTGTTTTGTGCGCGCCGCTGCCGCTGCGATGGGTGAGCTTCCCAGACCGGATTCGTTGGAGAAAACGCCTCTGGCAACACCCATGCGGATGGCAAGCATAACGCTTGCACCTGCGAAACCGCCCGAAGCGGCTGAGGGAGAAAATGCCTTTTCAAAAATGAGGGCGAATGCTCCGGGGATGTTCTCTGCGAATATTACAAGGATGATAATTGAGCTGACGATATAGAAAATGATCATCACGGGAACCAGAACGCTTGTGACCCTTCCTATTGCCTTGATCCCGCCGAGGATAACAAGTGCGCTGAAAATCATCAGAATGATACCCGTTACATAGGTGGGTACGCTGAAGGTGTGGTTAAGTGCGTCTGCAACCGAGTTTGCCTGAACCATGTTCCCGATTCCGAATGAAGCAACCACAGCGAACACCGCAAAGAGTGCGCCCAGTTTTTTCCAGCCGAGACCGTTTGAAATGTAATACATAGGGCCGCCGCTCATGTTGCCGTTTTCGTCAACCTCACGGTATT of the Seleniivibrio woodruffii genome contains:
- a CDS encoding HMA2 domain-containing protein, which produces MIEELLAVKKYVSVVHHVEGRIRLKVDPAILKDPVSKRLEEISASIPGVLDKRVNMLARSVVLRYDPAVIKPQDMAVLLGASDGESLAILKKYEEFIK
- a CDS encoding YtxH domain-containing protein, yielding MSTQQPFDPAQQQYYAPQQPQQGYYQQPYAPQHSAASHVKEWFNFREPSYVKGFVIGAGVALILTNPAVKKALVKGVVKLWGGLQGGVEELKEQIRDVQAEMGGE
- a CDS encoding pyridoxamine 5'-phosphate oxidase family protein, whose translation is MFSETFLEVVKNEGVVSIVTWGSGEPHIVNTWNSYLTITDDSRILIPAAGMTSTEADLAVNSRVKVTLGSKNVQGLFAMGTGFRLEGTARLFAEGAEYEMMKEKYPFLTRVLEIKPELVKQTV
- a CDS encoding heavy metal translocating P-type ATPase, with product MLKIVSSSPERVRLKYPVLRSEQNLCSSIVSVLSSKNGIKSVRCNRKCASLIVEYKSDSLSVSDIVNLVVSIKPAPLTVSQSAKADCACDDAKDSLALLSRKSEFTALSVAAGASFISKRFLGRAFSQALFSPMWMFTAFFAAPLVYSAVSKSIKDKKIGLDSFLGAGIGAALLGGETMTALEILWVNSGAELMQEHITEKSRTSIKSILDVTAKTAFILVNGREIEVPVERIEPQSTVIVRTGEKISVDGEIIRGEAMVNEAPINGRQELIHKVKSDTVYAGTYVQDGLIYIRADRVGDSTYLSRILAAVETSLENKAPIELEADRLAKKLVNIGLIMTAGTWLLTRNLSRTLSVMLVMTCPCATALAASSAVSASIGNAASKGVLIKGGRYLEDAGEQESFCFDKTGTITTDMPEVIDVHALKGFSEQDVLMRAYAAELHNRHPMAAAIRKKAESYCLEKPDHAVCETILGMGVAADTAEGTVCVGNRKLMDRFSIKTGTVAKKAELWANEGKSVLYVAEGNRLLGILSVQTKDKEGVAEMIETLRKDGVKNLIMVTGDERQSAEPLAQRLGFDECHYSVLPQDKADIIRQIQKDHKVAMIGDGINDVLALAQSDLGIAMGAAGSDVAVEAADIALVDDDLNKIVFLRQLSKKTKTIINQNFTIATSTNAAGAVLGAVGMLNPLMAGLLHIVHTGGIMANSSRLITYNGEDKND
- a CDS encoding FeoA family protein — protein: MKLSEAKSGGFYRITSVKEPELARKLGAYGIFAGSLVSKVGRGEIELATLKLAIGETTIALSGSMARHLFYSSPSGEKRSIYEQELNTEFTVVVPRNYSKDMTKLGIKNGDSVQVIKKLPHMEYITLVGHKTRCRLSEAHAACILGENRQFSFASKNRDFTVKELISQDTYSEVMAVNGISKGTVLNLEGIETGKSVHLDDYPDMVICTAEGLRVFISAATAEKISAE
- a CDS encoding alanine/glycine:cation symporter family protein codes for the protein MQPNTGGFILEQFENILNAIGGFVWGVPLLVLLVGTGIYLTFSLKFLQFTKLFYALWLALVKRKEADDEPGDISHFQALMTAMSATVGTGNIAGVATAIAIGGPGAMFWMWVTGLVGMATKYAEAVLAVKYREVDENGNMSGGPMYYISNGLGWKKLGALFAVFAVVASFGIGNMVQANSVADALNHTFSVPTYVTGIILMIFSALVILGGIKAIGRVTSVLVPVMIIFYIVSSIIILVIFAENIPGAFALIFEKAFSPSAASGGFAGASVMLAIRMGVARGVFSNESGLGSSPIAAAAARTKHPVAQALVSMTQTFIDTLVVCTMTGLVLICTGAWDVGKNGAALTNHAFSLGFSAGPVIVAISLALFAYSTILGWCYYGEKAMEYLFGVKSIKPYRYIFILFIGVGAMAKLDIVWLLSDIFNGLMALPNLIGLLGLSSVVISETKDYFATLKK
- a CDS encoding heavy metal translocating P-type ATPase; translated protein: MTRFKTYSTGLEKVGIAHKTDGRIRLKAGVLGNPALDCTLLESTLECISGVISVRVNQRANTLVVCHDRDKDITEVLLKTLQTFSHAVFQAEEEIQDSPDLINVYWAGSMWLSKMFLPQWFRTPLTFAGAAPVLMKGIDTLVNEGLKVEVLDATVISMLLLRKDYFTAGSITFLLNLGHYLEASTQYKSDRMLKSLIKPEVEYVWILDGKTEKKVAMGEVLVGSLVIVGAGEMIPVDGIVRGGEGLINQASVTGESLPVTAGPDSEVFAGTVVAEGRLVIEARKVGAETTTARIAKFINNSLKNKSNTEVRAFKIADRMVPVTFGIGLATLLLTRDFRRASSVLSVDYSCALKLVTPTAIKSSMYCAASEGIFIKGAQSLENMAEIDTIIFDKTGTLTKGSLEVSDIISFSDMDEREILRTAASAEEHYSHPIASAVVKEAERRNIPLEETGEVDFIIAHGVSAYVGKRHILAGSRHFIHDDENIDCCAADETADALRKTGRSILYVACDGVLAGIIALKDVPRAESAEVIKELKKRGVSRVVMLTGDHRDTAMHVAGELGIKEVYYEMKPEDKLSVVNRLKSEGHKIAFVGDGVNDAPALLSAHVGISMPEGADLARETSDVILLRNDLRGIVTARITAAKTMKVIKRVSVANIGINTMTVLLSVMGRISPLQSAVLHNGTTLGTLLYALSLSQSGRQK
- a CDS encoding magnetosome protein MamC; amino-acid sequence: MSRHVLVKTAAAGAVAGAVIGGAVSAAKQYRDFKDGKVTKEKAAENTVKEAAGTGLATAAGAAVAGTLGLGLFASLAAFTVVSAGMKYLWDSKVSECTKEECTTEQGDLS
- a CDS encoding thioesterase family protein, with the protein product MKDSIKAELEHEIEFTVNENKTVPKLYPESELFRTMPEVFATGFMVGFMEWACMDALAPHLDEGEHSVGVHVNVSHCAATPVGMKVRAKVRCTAVDGQKTSWYVEAYDEKELIGKGSHDRFTINVERFNQRVAKKAQSPS